A part of Myxococcales bacterium genomic DNA contains:
- a CDS encoding MotA/TolQ/ExbB proton channel family protein, with product MSILATTGSIAPFIGLLGTVVGIIAAFQGIAASGSGGIGAISAGIAEALVETALGLLVAIPAVLMFNLTGRINTLELALSRSVGELLDEMEDHDGDESGQRLAAAAWA from the coding sequence ATGTCGATCCTCGCGACTACCGGCTCGATCGCGCCCTTCATCGGGCTGCTCGGGACCGTCGTCGGCATCATCGCGGCGTTCCAAGGGATCGCCGCTTCGGGTTCGGGTGGCATCGGCGCCATCTCCGCCGGCATCGCCGAGGCTCTCGTCGAAACGGCGTTGGGCCTCCTGGTCGCCATCCCCGCGGTGCTGATGTTCAACTTGACCGGCCGAATCAACACGCTGGAGCTCGCCCTCTCGCGCTCCGTTGGCGAGCTTTTGGACGAGATGGAGGATCACGATGGCGATGAATCCGGGCAGCGCCTCGCGGCGGCAGCCTGGGCCTGA
- a CDS encoding carboxypeptidase-like regulatory domain-containing protein — protein MLTDKRSEEPMMEAVVTVEGTKLRAITDLDGRYRLELPPGTYTLRFWAEPTRPRS, from the coding sequence GTGCTGACGGACAAACGCAGCGAGGAGCCGATGATGGAGGCTGTCGTCACGGTCGAAGGCACCAAGCTCCGCGCGATCACCGATCTGGACGGCCGCTACCGACTCGAGCTGCCACCTGGAACCTACACCTTGCGCTTCTGGGCCGAGCCCACAAGGCCGAGATCCTGA
- a CDS encoding biopolymer transporter ExbD, with protein MAMTPAATGSRKGKPRAVPVINVTPLVDVILVVLIIFMLVTPMMMKTFWLNIPKAAEAEQENKKDPAASDDAKKPLVATVSASGESTSTSTSFQRARLNARLPRLLAAKENKVLYFDAADDAPYGVAAEAMDLCRSAGARSIAIMSQPVVQ; from the coding sequence ATGGCCATGACGCCGGCAGCGACGGGCAGCCGCAAGGGCAAGCCGAGGGCGGTCCCCGTCATCAACGTCACACCGCTCGTCGACGTGATCTTGGTGGTGCTCATCATCTTCATGCTCGTCACACCGATGATGATGAAGACCTTCTGGCTCAACATTCCGAAGGCGGCGGAGGCCGAGCAAGAAAATAAGAAGGACCCAGCTGCGAGCGACGACGCGAAGAAACCGCTGGTCGCCACAGTGAGCGCGTCGGGGGAATCCACATCAACAAGCACGTCATTCCAAAGAGCGAGGCTCAATGCGCGCCTGCCCCGGCTCCTGGCGGCGAAGGAAAACAAGGTCCTCTACTTCGATGCGGCGGACGACGCGCCATATGGTGTTGCCGCCGAGGCGATGGATCTGTGCCGCAGCGCGGGTGCGCGCTCCATCGCGATCATGAGTCAACCCGTCGTGCAGTAG
- a CDS encoding TonB family protein — protein sequence MQKPKPVVQQHAAASGPVAVTEDVTPPRAISNTPPSYPADAKAAGIEGTVVIKYVVTETGAVTGVTAVRGPPDSSRSAKPRSAAGVSCPRKRTANPWLSLASRVFPFRIKT from the coding sequence GTGCAAAAACCGAAGCCGGTGGTCCAGCAGCACGCCGCGGCTTCCGGGCCCGTGGCCGTCACGGAAGACGTCACGCCGCCCCGCGCGATCTCCAACACGCCACCCAGCTATCCGGCCGATGCAAAGGCGGCGGGCATCGAGGGCACGGTCGTCATCAAGTACGTCGTGACCGAGACGGGCGCCGTTACGGGAGTGACGGCGGTGCGCGGGCCGCCCGACTCGTCGCGGTCTGCGAAGCCGCGGTCCGCAGCTGGCGTTTCATGCCCGCGCAAAAGGACGGCCAATCCGTGGCTGTCACTCGCGTCGCGCGTTTTCCCCTTCCGCATCAAGACCTGA
- a CDS encoding biopolymer transporter ExbD — MDVMLVLLIIFMVIAPTLAEGADIQLPTIFAVDEQPGDLEPIDVALLKNGGDAGKAAVEPALLETKVRELHAKDPKRRVMLRADTQVNCKASPGDIQDAAGRRFPWRSAAGRQARPSRES; from the coding sequence GTGGACGTGATGCTGGTGCTCTTGATCATCTTCATGGTGATCGCTCCGACGCTGGCCGAAGGTGCCGACATTCAGTTGCCGACCATCTTCGCGGTGGACGAGCAACCCGGGGACCTGGAGCCCATCGACGTGGCGCTCTTGAAGAACGGCGGCGATGCTGGAAAGGCGGCTGTGGAGCCGGCGCTCCTCGAGACCAAGGTGCGGGAGCTGCACGCGAAGGACCCCAAGCGCCGCGTGATGCTCAGGGCCGACACCCAGGTGAACTGCAAAGCGAGTCCGGGAGACATTCAAGATGCTGCAGGGCGTCGGTTTCCATGGCGCAGCGCTGCGGGTCGCCAAGCGAGACCGAGCAGGGAGAGCTGA
- a CDS encoding TonB-dependent receptor plug domain-containing protein: MEHCKGARLDAVLQNDEGAVDVVEVVTEADKTAVEGQILSRQRASAVGDSVGRAEIARTPDKNAAQAAQRVVGATVVGNRFVFVRGLGERYTNALLNGAPCRARTDRAAVPLDLFPTITLDSLTIAKTFTPDVPGDFAGGSVRVETRRIPSKFIFQSSLSGSYNSQSTFRDRLSYKGGSTDWLGFDDGFRALPRISVLQAHHQGRPNPAAATSRTKTWTARAGRQLVLQQQAGVHPPDHSLSVAVGNAWKLGRESRLGALVALELRSQLPDPYR; encoded by the coding sequence GTGGAGCACTGCAAGGGCGCACGTCTCGATGCGGTACTGCAAAACGACGAAGGTGCGGTCGACGTCGTCGAGGTGGTGACCGAGGCGGACAAGACCGCCGTCGAAGGTCAGATCCTCAGCCGCCAGCGAGCCTCGGCGGTGGGCGACAGCGTCGGACGCGCTGAAATCGCCCGCACGCCCGACAAGAACGCGGCGCAGGCAGCCCAACGTGTGGTTGGGGCGACCGTCGTCGGGAACCGCTTCGTTTTCGTGCGCGGTCTGGGCGAGCGCTACACCAACGCGCTCCTGAACGGCGCTCCCTGCCGAGCCCGAACCGACCGCGCAGCCGTACCCCTGGATCTCTTTCCAACGATCACGCTCGACAGCTTGACCATCGCGAAGACCTTCACACCGGACGTGCCCGGAGACTTTGCCGGCGGCTCCGTCCGAGTGGAGACGCGGCGCATCCCCTCAAAGTTCATTTTCCAGAGCTCGCTCTCCGGCTCGTACAACTCCCAGTCGACCTTTCGAGATCGGCTCAGCTACAAGGGCGGCTCCACTGACTGGCTCGGCTTCGACGACGGCTTCCGCGCGCTCCCCCGGATTTCCGTCCTACAAGCTCACCACCAGGGGCGCCCAAACCCGGCGGCGGCAACGTCACGGACCAAGACGTGGACAGCGCGGGCGGGACGTCAACTTGTTCTTCAGCAGCAAGCGGGCGTTCACCCTCCGGACCACAGCCTGAGCGTGGCGGTCGGCAACGCATGGAAGCTCGGCCGCGAATCACGGCTCGGCGCGCTCGTGGCGTTG